GTCCCTCGGCAGATCTGCTGGCTCCACCGCCTCAACCAGCTCTCCATGGCTGCTAATCGTCTGACCTTCCTACCGCTCGGTCAGTATAACCTCTTATCAGTGTGTTACCATAGAGATAAAGATACAGCGAGGACTGtgttcatgtctgtgtgtgtgtttcagatctgGGCAGATCACGGGAGCTGCAGTTTGTGTTTGTGGACAATAATGTAGACCTAAAGGGCCTCCCGTCCTACTTATATAACAAGGTCATCGGCTGCAGCGGGTAATACACTTTGCTATACTGATGTTGTATAAAGTTTTCTTCAGTGCATCTGTGTTGGTAGCTCTATAATGCTGCATCAAGGTTTCAGGTCATATTTGTGTGCTGCTCATGTTTCAGGTGCGGTGTTTCAGCCCAGGTGTTGGAGGGAGACCTGGGTGAGGTGCTTGGTGAGGCGTTGAGCGAAGCTCTGGTCGGGCTCCCTGCTGAAGTGAAGGTTGTGGGTTCTGGGACAGATAATGTGGTTCCCCTGGAGGAGCTTGCCATGAGAACCCTGCACCGCATGTACAGCAACCACCCAACAGGTGAGAAAGATATTTTCTATACAAAGATTTGATTCATTTTACGTTCAATAAAGGAACCCTCCCTTCAGTCAATAATTTCCTTACGATATAGACTTTTACTAGTATGGTGCTTTGTTAGTCTTCTGTCAACTCAGAAGTACTTCTACACTATGTCAAattcagtatgtttacatgcagttagaaaatgtcaaattatcACCTTAGTCCACCTAAaactagatttttaaaatgcattaaaacatgTTCATCTGACTTAAATTGATCTCAAACCATGCTTCAGTCTGACATGCACATGCTGCATAGCCTCCACACCAGATTTTGAGGCAGACGTCAAACAGCATAAAAGCTCACCACAATGGAGCTACTTTGTGATCTGCCCTCAAATGTTGGCATAAACCAGGGAAATAGTGTGCCTCGTATTtgtactgaaagaaaaatgtagATTGAAGAGTGGTACGTGGTGtacaaaaatgcagacataaagaaaacaaaaaaaaaaatacactgcaTTTTATATCTTTAACAAACAATAGTTAACGGTATCAGTGCTTTGTTTAGTCTCTATTTTAATGTGATAACATTACATTATAGTGAAAAACCACACCGTATTTGATCtgactgtatgtttttttacatGTGCTGTCTAGAAGGCATGTTCTGTCTGCTGTCTGCCTGTATCTTTGAGCATGCAGCATGACTGATCTTTTATGTTGGTTGCTTGTCTGTCATCTTGTTGGTCAGCTGTTTGTTTACAAAGCTCTAGGTCGTCTCTCGACATGTGACAAGAGAAATCTGactcctgctcctctctgctgtgACTCTGCTGCTGTACACAGCACTTTCTCAGTTTATTATAGTAGCATCTCTTGTTTATCTGAACATTGGTAACAGCAGGAACAAAGGAAAgcaacttaaatgttttggggTGGTAAATAATGTAATCGTTGCAAGTTTTCTGGTATTTGTCACAGCTAACAAATGAAAGTGGCCAATTTctgaaatcacattttttatttttcagtaattGTAACACCTaacaaaaatttcaaattcCATACCACAATTACAGTGACCAAAAATGTGACAGTTATTAGTATTTTGTTACCTGGTTGTTATAATTTGTGAAAAATACCAAAGGTAGCAAAAACGAAAAAACTGTTACacaagtcatattttcaatctAAATGTCAAACTAAGTCCTTGTCAAACTACTACCATTACTTGTCTATTGGTGGAAAGATAAAAGGACTATAGATTTTTAACAGAACTGGAGATAAAAAGGGTGCTTTGCAAGTTTCTTTATCCGACTGAAAGAACTTAATGTGATtgccaaataaaaacaaaaaatacaatgtgTTTTCAGACCTCAACCTGCTGCCTCCCATCACCCTCCCAAAGAGCCTGCTGGACCTGCTACAGTTCCCCCTGGGACACTGCCACCGCTGCAGTCAGGCCATGTTCACCATCATCTACCCCAAACTGTTCCCTCTCAGAGAGACGGCACTGGCAGGAGTTCACCGCAGGTCAGAACAAACACTCCTGCCCCTCTCCCTTTATTCCCTACAGAcagaaactttttttgttttcc
This sequence is a window from Cheilinus undulatus linkage group 1, ASM1832078v1, whole genome shotgun sequence. Protein-coding genes within it:
- the lrrc28 gene encoding leucine-rich repeat-containing protein 28 isoform X2, which gives rise to MATELHETIFMAKQERHKNLFLNYRNLNNFPVELLKDEGLQFLERLYMKRNSLTTLPDNLAQKLPNLIELYLHSNNIVIIPQAIGNLARLQSLDLSNNALQLLCPEIGRLRSLRHLRLSNNHLKCLPPDRLHRCASLQNLTADHNQLSHVPRQICWLHRLNQLSMAANRLTFLPLDLGRSRELQFVFVDNNVDLKGLPSYLYNKVIGCSGCGVSAQVLEGDLGEVLGEALSEALVGLPAEVKVVGSGTDNVVPLEELAMRTLHRMYSNHPTDLNLLPPITLPKSLLDLLQFPLGHCHRCSQAMFTIIYPKLFPLRETALAGVHRRTTVSFVAYCCSSRCLRTFDLQG